From Acinetobacter suaedae, one genomic window encodes:
- a CDS encoding flavin-containing monooxygenase gives MNTKSTTVPFYRVIVIGGGFAGLGAAIKLKQAGIHDFILLEKANELGGVWRENTYPGCACDVPSALYSYSFEPNPTWSRVFAGQAEIKQYLQNTAQKYQVLPHVHFNHEALAATWSDAKQCWIIKTNQGEIHSQFAIMACGPMHEPVIPNVKGLKDFEGEIFHSSRWRHDVDLTDKRVAVIGTGASAIQFVPQIQPLVKHLTVFQRTPHWVLPKSDMPLPSAIQTLFKYIPVSQSVMRSSVYGIFETLNGGLQSNAAMRQVQRIAEFHIKQGIKDPELRAKVTPNYVIGCKRILQSNEWYPALAQENVDVVAGALSEVKGKQLIASDGSSFEADVIILGTGFEVAEPPIAQRVYNRYGQSMSGVWQGSPEGYMGTMVADCPNGFLMFGPNIAVSSSAFIIIEAQLTYIIDALKQAIKNNIKTIEPDPVRIAEFNQRVQEALQTTVWNKGGCQSYFIDQNGRNSTVWPWTTFKMRQQLSRFKLNEYLIDHQVKLETETA, from the coding sequence ATGAATACCAAGTCAACGACTGTGCCATTTTATCGAGTGATTGTAATCGGTGGTGGTTTTGCGGGTTTAGGGGCTGCGATTAAACTCAAACAAGCGGGGATTCATGATTTTATCTTGCTCGAAAAAGCCAATGAACTCGGTGGTGTATGGCGTGAAAATACCTATCCGGGATGTGCCTGTGACGTACCATCGGCATTGTATTCATATTCTTTTGAACCGAATCCTACATGGAGTCGGGTGTTTGCAGGGCAAGCGGAAATCAAACAATATTTACAGAACACTGCGCAGAAATATCAAGTTTTACCGCATGTTCATTTCAATCATGAAGCCTTAGCCGCAACGTGGTCGGATGCTAAACAGTGCTGGATCATCAAAACCAATCAAGGCGAAATACATTCACAATTTGCGATCATGGCATGTGGACCAATGCATGAACCTGTGATTCCGAATGTAAAAGGTCTCAAAGATTTTGAAGGTGAAATTTTCCATTCATCTCGTTGGCGACATGATGTGGATTTAACAGATAAACGTGTTGCAGTAATCGGTACAGGCGCATCTGCAATTCAGTTTGTGCCGCAGATCCAGCCGTTGGTAAAACATCTCACAGTATTTCAACGTACACCGCATTGGGTATTACCAAAGTCAGATATGCCACTGCCAAGTGCCATTCAAACTTTATTTAAATATATCCCTGTCTCTCAGTCGGTGATGCGTAGTTCAGTCTATGGCATCTTTGAAACCTTAAATGGTGGATTACAAAGCAATGCTGCAATGCGGCAAGTACAGCGTATTGCTGAATTTCATATTAAACAGGGCATCAAAGACCCTGAGTTACGCGCCAAAGTCACACCAAACTATGTGATCGGCTGTAAACGCATTTTGCAATCTAATGAATGGTATCCAGCCCTAGCACAAGAAAATGTCGATGTTGTCGCAGGTGCGTTGAGCGAAGTCAAAGGCAAGCAGTTAATTGCCAGTGATGGTTCAAGCTTTGAGGCTGATGTGATCATTCTTGGGACGGGTTTTGAGGTGGCTGAACCGCCAATAGCTCAGCGTGTCTATAACCGTTATGGACAAAGCATGTCTGGTGTATGGCAGGGCAGTCCAGAAGGTTATATGGGAACGATGGTGGCAGATTGCCCGAATGGTTTCTTGATGTTTGGACCGAATATTGCGGTGAGTTCTTCGGCTTTTATCATTATTGAAGCGCAGCTCACTTATATTATAGATGCGTTGAAACAAGCGATTAAAAATAATATCAAAACCATAGAACCTGATCCTGTGCGTATCGCTGAGTTTAATCAACGCGTACAAGAGGCTTTACAAACCACGGTTTGGAACAAGGGTGGTTGTCAGAGTTATTTCATTGATCAGAACGGGCGCAATAGTACGGTCTGGCCGTGGACAACGTTTAAGATGCGCCAACAACTCAGCCGTTTTAAATTAAATGAATATCTAATTGATCATCAGGTTAAGCTGGAAACTGAAACAGCTTAA